The Glycine soja cultivar W05 chromosome 3, ASM419377v2, whole genome shotgun sequence genome window below encodes:
- the LOC114405158 gene encoding uncharacterized protein LOC114405158, with translation MVTIWEVAALVNMYDNLNDVSKSTVKQLAGYITLSQCWIYEYFPSVGSVVAVEDYDERKPRAWRWKSGKALPVSTYCRRLDRLTSDVVCWISYGDHRAFREFETIPQHHVTPSLCIEGIDDRWIRFSEYIAIVGQICVAPGQCSLDYMDWFYLISHPFMSPTQLGDPPRHPPMQHHDTFVEPNVAQHTVVTMAMNEAPKDAHADIKQSRHVVEACQGIVERLEKLLN, from the exons ATGGTGACCATCTGGGAAGTTGCTGCATTGGTGAATATGTATGACAATCTGAATGATGTGTCAAAGAGCACGGTCAAGCAGCTTGCAGGATATATCACACTTTCACag TGTTGGATCTACGAGTATTTTCCCTCTGTTGGTTCTGTTGTTGCTGTTGAGGATTATGATGAGAGAAAACCACGTGCCTGGCGTTGGAAGTCTGGGAAGGCATTACCAGTATCGACTTATTGTAGGCGATTGGATAGATTGACGTCTGATGTTGTATGTTGGATTTCATATGGTGACCACCGTGCATTTAGAGAGTTTGAG ACCATTCCTCAACACCATGTTACTCCTTCTCTCTGTATAGAAGGCATTGATGATAGATGGATTCGGTTTTCCGAATACATTGCAATAGTGGGTCAGATATGTGTAGCACCTGGCCAGTGTTCGCTGGACTACATGGATTGGTTCTACTTGATATCTCATCCCTTCATGAGTCCGACACAACTTGGGGATCCTCCTAGACATCCGCCCATGCAACACCATGACACATTTGTTGAACCAAATGTTGCTCAGCATACAGTGGTGACAATGGCTATGAATGAAGCACCTAAAGATGCACATGCTGATATAAAGCAGTCTCGACATGTAgtg GAGGCTTGCCAAGGAATAGTTGAAAGGTTGGAAAAACTACTGAACTGA